The segment CATTAAATTGAcacatttattatcattaattttaattaatatttaggGTTTAATACACTTTACCCCCTTTATAATTGTTgctcttaataaaaaatattagagctTGTATCCATTGACTATTACACAAAATGGGTAGGGATAAAAGcttattgatagataaaaagagGACGTACAAAgatttttataggaaaatacAATGTGCTTATTTGGTTTTTCTCAGAGTAATGCCTAATTTAATtgcaaataatttaaaagtttttgctAGGAATTACAAATAATCAACCTCTATGCCATTTCACGACATCTACAAGGCAATGACCAAGTATATGCCActaataaaacattattaaacTATCTAAAGAAAAGGTTGGATAATGCAAAAATGAACTACGTAGAAGAATTATCGGTTGTCCTATGGGTAtccaaaaaaccaaacaagaaagaACAAACCATGTTGGCACTAACCTATAGGACTAAAGTTATAATATCGAAATCAATATATCAATGCTCAAACAAGAAGCAAACCTAGGAACCATAGGATTTGAGTTAGACTTGCTTGAAGAATGACAAAAGGTGGATAATCTAAAAGTTGCAAACTATGGGTAGTGAATAACATCATTCTATAATTGGAAGGTGTGCAAAAGACAATTCCGAGAAATGGAGATCttgttaaaaaaagtttaaaaaataatcaatacctcATAGAAGGAAAATCGAGACTAAACTAGGAAAGGTCATATGACTTATACCAAATCCGAACAATGTAGATAAGAGAATGGTATATTGTACAAAACATATAGATAGGACAAAAGTACCATGATCTTAACATGCATGCAATTTATGAAAATACTATTAACGTAGCTACAATCATgacaaaaagtatatatatagaaaaggtGTTTAATGGAACAAAAGGGCACTTGCTCAAGGGTGTAAAGTTATCAAGCTTGGGCATCTCCCTATAATTCACTAAGACCATAAAGTTGTCCAAGTTAGGCTTTTCCCTAGAATAAGAGGTAATGAACCCTTATTCACCTAAGGGTGTAAAGTCATTTAGGATAAGTTTCTCCCTGGAACAACCTTATCAAAAGGTTTTTAGTGGTCACCCCttctaaataatttgtttaaggGTGTAAAGTTGTTGAGATCAAACATCTCCTAAGAATGAATGAtcttatcaaacaaccttaagaGCATTCGCCCAAGGGTGTGAAGCAATTTAAGCCAAACATATCCTTATAATGACCTTAAGTGGCTACACCCTCAAGGGCATTTGCCTAAGGGTATAAAGTTGTTCAAGTCAAGCATGTCCTTAGAATGACCTTATTGAATAGCCCCTAGTGGCCACAcccctaaaaaatatttggttgagGGTAGTCAAGTATCTCCCTATTAGACATTACAAAAAGTAaaatggaacaaaaaaaaaatccttttagtAAAAATTAGGAGTCAttgtgaagaaaagaaaaaacattgcAAAAAGATTCTTTCATTAAAACTGTAAGGGAACACCTAAACATTTTCCCTTGAATAACTAACCAAAAAAAACCTATTCTCTATCATCACCTTTATCACCAAACGCATCATTGTCATCTACCTCTTAGTCAAGTTTGACTGAAACCTCTCTATAGTCTACGAACTTGGTAGATTTGAACATCACCTTCATTTGAGAAGAATATGCCTCAGTTGAATGAGACTTGATGGTTGCCTTTTCCATGTGAGCTTCACCATGTCCGTAGTAAGAGAATCAATGGTGTATGCATGATATTCTAAAGTTTTGGGCATCTTTTCCTTAACATGAATTGCCTTCTTATCCTATTTATAGTAGAGACAAATCTTATCATCTAGACAGGTCAATTGGGATAAGAATCTACTAGTTCGACCTCAATAGACTTAACTTAGACCAAGAGAGATGATGTCTTATCTTATAATCCAAAGACCTATGTTTATAAGGATTTGTTTCCATTGTGTAATAAGAGAACCAATGTATGAAGagccaccttttttttttttttttcctttagcaCCTAAGACTTCTTAGCTAACTCCATCTTCATCACAAGGAGAAACTCCTTAGCTTTGATCCAGGGCAACAACTTCTTTATTTAAGGATAAATAAAGATGTTTCATTTCCTTCTTACAATAAGATGACCACTCATAGTACTAATTAATATGACCAATGAGATCATTAGTAAtcataaaaacctaaaaaaaatggataaaaagttaacacaaaacaaattaaaagtaaacaaatatgagaaaaacaCACACACCACTTAAGCAACAAATTCAACAAATAGACTATCCAAAATCTAAATAATCTCAATTGTTGCCTAACAAGCTAAAACTCTCTATGGGAACAAACCGTCCCCCGAGATTTGAATGATTAAACTATCACCTTGGGTGGGAATAACGATCTGTTTTGTAGACCAATGAGGAAAGATGTTAAATAATTGACTTTGATATTTAATACAACTAATTAAGTCATTAGTCACCACTTCTCATCATCATAGATCTTTACAATGTCGTGTTATCTAACTCGTGGACAATCTCAAGAGGCCTTAAAAGGTGTAGAGTCATCTCTTCTTCTAAAAGCATATGCGCTACTAGAGGAAGTTAATGACGTTCTATTGAGCTTTTGATTAGTTAGgactaaacaaaatattatagaGGCTCGATTGTTGTAGTGGGTCCCCAAGTGGTAAAAATATCCATCATTGAAGGCACCACCTTAGAAATTACTTGAGAAAGCTCATTAGGACAAACTAAAAGAGTGTTAGATAAAAATAGTGATCCGTGTATAAAAGGTAAAAGGTTTTAATCCATCCCAACAAAGGGCAACTAAGGAAATCACCTCCTAAAGAGGGATAACATGATCAAATCTTCTCAAGAATGAGGTAGTTTTGGAAAACTTCAACCCATTCTAGATAGGTTTTggcaatgaaaaaaatgatgggtTCTCTTTCTTTAACGTATTCTTAGGTTGCAAAAATCTTTCACTCTCAACTACCTTCTTTCATGGAGATGAATGAGAATCCTAAAAGTCTCTTACAGATTTGGAATCAGAGTATCCATTTCctttaaaaggaaaaggaatCCCATATGGAAACAAGTAATGATTAAATGAGGACATGGTAGCTATATAAGTGTAGTAACTTGATGTAGGAGCCCTACGAATGACCCCTACGAGAACATGTTCCTTGGTATACCGACAAAAGTGTGCATGGTTAGAAATACTTGACTTAAGCACTGAGTAAGAAAAGGGTGCTCTAAAACTAACCACCCACCATAGCCTTTTGAATCGTTCTCAAGTTAGATGGGTGACTTGATAACCCCTTGGTTATGGAAGACCGTAAAGGGAGGTCAAAAGTTGActttgataaagaaaaataaaaacaatagtaATAAGGATAAAACCAAAGGCCATTATACCATGTTCATCATTTGTCAAATGTATAGAAAAAATGCTACTCGACACATTTAGCCTTTTCCAATCTCCTTCAAGTAAAGGAAACCTTTAGTTTTCTCACTTTTTCATATGTCAGAGATCCCAAAAATCAAGCTATGGGACCCATCATAGGGAAAAATGTATTGGGTTCCAGTACCATGACACATAacttggtaaaaaaaataataatctcgACAATGATAAAATAATCCAAGGTTAGGTTTATGACCTACCACCACCATTAAGACACTAACACTTTTATggttaaaataatgaaaaaggtaattttttttataaaaaaaaatgtcgtAATAGTGGTGGTAGTAGTGGGTGAAAACATACCTTCAGGTATTTCACCTACACAAAATGTCTACTGTGGGTGTAAGGGTTGTAATTTTTCCTTACGAAAGAAGCCTATAACCTCAATCGATGGGAATATGATATCAACGAGCCAATGAAACAATGTTTGACATACCTTAATAATAGAAGagaagtagaaggaaaaaaaaaaacaagaacataataattaagaataaaaaattacataataaaaaaaaagaatgatggtTAAAATGCCTTAAATAAATAACCACTATAGCCATCATTGAATATTTAGGAATCTACTATTAGAATCATAACTTACCTTGATTTTCACACTCATAACTTAATTacacaagaaaaaacaaaaaaaaaggaaggagaaTGAGGGAACTATAGTGACACACTACCGAATTGACATGTATTGATTCAAGAGACATTGACCAATGAAGGAGTTGTTGGTTCAAAGGTGTCAGCTTGAACATCACTAGCCTTTTTTGGGACACCCATGTTAAGGACTTAGACAAATAAGTGACAAAATTGTCCAATTGATTCCTAAATAGACAACAAACTAAGGATTAATATGGTGAGACAATCATTAACTATGATTAACCCTCACTCTTAGAAAAACCTTAGTGACATCTAACGACGCGATAATGAAATATGGATTAGGTGACCAATCAACCATAACTAGTATCTAATAACACAACAATCAAAGGTAGAACTTGGCTACTTACCACAAAATGGCACAAATTACTCAATACATGGTGTAATTAGGTTTGCCAAATTAGTATGATTTCAACTATATGAAGATGCTCTAAAAACAAGCCAATGTACATGATTCTGGACCATCTAAAGTTCTTCCACTATCTACTCAAACCATTTGGTTGCCTGTGATAGACTTATTccaatcattatttttgtgttatAGTTGAAAGTTGGGCTTTAGTagtgaaaaaatattataattttaaaattactatacCCTTAGATTTCAAATATAACTTGTCTTTTAAAAAGACAGGTTTGATATAAAAGTGAacttgtcttttcaaaagacaataaaaaaaatgaaatttaatataaaaacttcaaaaataaaaagtgaactcgttgttttaaaaaatgaatttattgaaaaaatcgAACTTATCTTTTTCAAATATGAGCTTATTATAGAAAGTGGTTTtgtctaaaaaaaaacaagttctagataaaaataaaactaatgaTGAAAGGAAAAAGACATGAAAATCGTACTTACACATCCTCCCCGtatacaaaatatattatataagaaTCCAAAACATGAAAGGAGGCTTTTCTTTACCAACATATCATGgactttatatatttttgtagttttgatCATAAATGTTATTAATCATATTGAAAacagggttatttgattaaaaaggtattccaaaacccaatttttgatcattatttggacaaaaatatcctcactattttcttataaaaataaccctttattttaaaacttacatataaatatttaaaatagaaaagagcatttatgcaaaaaaatggattacttttatagaaaaaacatgagaagggttatatttccaattttgaggattatttcattctttttaaccaaatatttcgttatttaattaaaagggtctcccaaaacccaatttttgaaatttaacctccCACTTTTTTTGGACatcatttggacaaaaatatccttattattttcttgtaaaaataacattttattttaaaacttacatataAATACTTACAATAGAAAAgaacatttatgtaaaaaatgaattacttttctaaaaaaaatatttgaagggttagattttcaatttttgggattatttcatcccttttaaccaaGTATTTCTTGAAAAAATTCTTCCACAAATGGTAAAGAACGAAGGTTCAATGAAGCaaaagccaaaaaataaaaaaaatactattttctttaattgaGGGAGAAAATATATGTTTGCCATTCCCATAtggccatatatatatatatatatatatatatatataaaacctcCTTCTATGGTTTCCATCCAAACAAACATATTCCAGTCCGATTTATACAGTCATGGCAGCGTCTTCAACCTTCAAATCCGTATTCCAAAACCTGAAACGTTTCTTCAAGAAACCCTGGGAGATAACAGGGCCGTGTTCCGATCCGGAATTCAGACCGTCGTTGCCCCGTGCCCTAGAGTACCGACCGTTCTGCCCGGCGACGCCGAATCAGAAGGCCTGTATCCCCAGCTCCAACCCCGAGACGGTTTACGACATCAAGTACTTCACCCGGGACCAGCGCCGGAACCGCCCCCCGATTCGCCGGACTATCCTCAAAAAGCCTGATGTCGAGAAGATGATGAAGGAGAAGACCTTTGATGTTTCCGACTTTCCGAGGGTTTACTTGACTGCTAAGGTCGAAGAGGATTACAATGCCCGTGGCGGAGGCTACCAGAAATAGGTCAATCCTCTacccctctctcctctctctatTTATATGTTTGTACGTATTTGGGGTTTCGTTATGTGTTGATTGTTGAGGAAGCATGGAAAACCGCGGGAAAGGCAAGGATTTTGGAGCTTAGATTTTAGGTTTGTCATTGTTTGGGATCCGAGAAAACAAGAACATATGTTTAAATGAGATTAATGCTAATGTGTGATGGTATTtctattgtattttttgttatgtttggttggaGAGAAATTTTGCggaaagaaaggaaattgaTGTTTTGGGTTGTAGACTTTCGATCTCTTAgttaaaaaagagaagaaaattaatttgactAAGCCAATCGAAACTATTTGGCTTGGTTCATGTGATATGTGATAAACAGAAAGACTCAGGCTGTGCACGTGTCTGTAACTGATCTTGTTGGGTAGTCTCACAGGTAGAAAGATTGTTAGAAAGTTAGGAAATTGTTAAAAGGTTTTCTCAGACCTCTTAACactttcatggtatcagagctgtctagaatttttttttttcctctccctATTTTTTGTTTAGCAACACTCAGttccagatttttttttcttttctgccaAACACATGACAGCCTTAGTACAATCTTCTAACCTGCAAGCTACTGCAAATTTCACCTCCTCTCAGCCATCTGGAATGATTCAGCCAATGCAGATGCTGAATCAAGCTCTCCTAATCAAACTCGATACAGATAATTACAACCTTTGGCAAACACAAATGGAGAATGTGATCTTTGCCA is part of the Vitis riparia cultivar Riparia Gloire de Montpellier isolate 1030 chromosome 17, EGFV_Vit.rip_1.0, whole genome shotgun sequence genome and harbors:
- the LOC117904782 gene encoding uncharacterized protein LOC117904782, which codes for MAASSTFKSVFQNLKRFFKKPWEITGPCSDPEFRPSLPRALEYRPFCPATPNQKACIPSSNPETVYDIKYFTRDQRRNRPPIRRTILKKPDVEKMMKEKTFDVSDFPRVYLTAKVEEDYNARGGGYQK